The following proteins are encoded in a genomic region of Stegostoma tigrinum isolate sSteTig4 chromosome 2, sSteTig4.hap1, whole genome shotgun sequence:
- the id4 gene encoding DNA-binding protein inhibitor ID-4 — translation MKAVSDVPALKKAGCGEMTLHCLSEHSLSIARCKMEEESLDLQYDMKDCYSKLKQLVPTIPQNKKVSKVEILQHVIDYILDLQLALETHPALVRPQPAICASTPRNPLTALNTEQTGSKVRRQEDSILCR, via the exons ATGAAAGCGGTGAGTGATGTCCCTGCTCTGAAGAAGGCAGGCTGCGGTGAAATGACATTGCATTGCCTGTCGGAGCACAGTCTCAGCATCGCCCGCTGCAAGATGGAAGAGGAGTCGCTGGATCTGCAGTACGACATGAAGGATTGCTACTCCAAGCTTAAGCAGCTGGTCCCCACCATTCCCCAGAACAAGAAGGTGAGCAAAGTGGAGATCTTACAGCATGTGATCGACTACATTCTGGATCTGCAGCTGGCTCTAGAGACGCACCCGGCTCTTGTGAGACCACAGCCGGCGATCTGCGCCTCAACGCCCCGGAATCCTCTGACAGCCCTCAACACCGAGCAG ACTGGGTCTAAAGTCAGAAGACAAGAGGACAGCATTCTCTGCCGCTGA